A single region of the Enterococcus mundtii genome encodes:
- a CDS encoding cystathionine gamma-synthase, translated as MHIQTKLIHGGISEDPTTGAVSVPIYQTSTYRQNAVGQPKEYEYSRSGNPTRFALEELIADLEGGVRGFAFASGLAGIHAVFSLFQSGDHILLGDDVYGGTFRLFDNVLTKNGLEYTIVDTSNLAQIEEAIQDNTKALYLETPSNPLLKITDLKAGAAIAKNHDLLTIVDNTFATPYFQKPLELGADIVLHSGTKYLGGHSDVVAGLVTTNNQELAEQIGYYQNAIGSVLGPQDSWLMQRGIKTLSVRMEEHQKNAYAVAELLANHPEVEAVYYPGLTTHNNHEIAKQQMSGYSGMVSFTLKNDADAIPFVEALQLFILAESLGGVESLVEIPSVMTHASVPKEKREKAGIKDGLIRLSVGIEYAQDLLDDLNQAFTQLKNH; from the coding sequence ATGCATATTCAAACAAAATTGATCCATGGTGGTATTAGTGAAGATCCGACAACCGGTGCAGTTAGCGTACCGATCTATCAAACATCGACTTACCGCCAAAATGCAGTTGGACAACCGAAAGAATACGAATATTCACGTTCAGGTAATCCAACACGTTTTGCTTTAGAAGAATTGATCGCAGACTTAGAAGGTGGCGTTCGTGGCTTTGCCTTTGCCTCAGGTCTAGCAGGAATCCATGCAGTCTTTTCCTTATTCCAATCTGGAGATCACATTCTCTTAGGCGATGATGTCTATGGTGGAACTTTCCGTTTATTTGATAATGTTCTTACAAAAAATGGGTTAGAGTATACGATCGTCGATACAAGTAATCTTGCACAGATTGAAGAAGCAATTCAAGACAATACAAAAGCTTTGTACCTAGAAACACCAAGTAATCCTCTACTTAAAATCACCGATTTGAAAGCAGGGGCTGCCATTGCAAAAAATCATGACCTGTTAACAATCGTGGATAACACATTTGCTACACCATACTTTCAAAAACCTTTAGAATTAGGCGCTGATATTGTTTTACACAGTGGCACAAAATATCTAGGCGGGCATAGTGATGTCGTTGCTGGATTAGTTACGACAAACAACCAAGAGTTGGCGGAACAAATTGGTTACTATCAAAATGCCATCGGTAGCGTATTAGGTCCACAAGATAGTTGGTTGATGCAACGCGGGATCAAAACTCTTAGTGTGCGTATGGAAGAACATCAAAAAAATGCCTATGCTGTAGCAGAATTATTAGCGAACCATCCTGAAGTTGAAGCAGTCTATTACCCTGGTCTAACAACCCATAATAATCATGAAATTGCGAAACAACAGATGTCCGGCTATAGCGGAATGGTTTCCTTTACCTTGAAAAACGACGCAGATGCAATTCCTTTTGTAGAAGCTTTGCAACTATTTATCCTCGCTGAAAGCTTAGGTGGTGTCGAAAGTTTAGTGGAAATTCCTTCTGTGATGACTCATGCCTCTGTACCTAAAGAAAAACGCGAAAAAGCTGGAATCAAAGACGGATTGATTCGTTTATCCGTAGGAATCGAGTACGCCCAAGATCTTTTAGATGATTTGAACCAAGCCTTTACCCAATTGAAAAATCACTGA
- a CDS encoding glutathione peroxidase, with protein sequence MDIYDFNVTLENGTTYSLDKYKGHPMIIVNTATKCGLAPQFEQLEELYQMYQEKGLVVLGFPSNQFKQEVASANEAAEACRTTYGVTFPMHQLTVINGGDADPLFDYLKEQAPGTLTPAIKWNFTKFLIDKDGQVIERFAPKTSPLKMKEAIEAIL encoded by the coding sequence ATGGATATCTATGATTTTAACGTCACATTAGAAAATGGGACAACTTACTCATTGGACAAATACAAGGGCCACCCTATGATCATCGTTAATACTGCAACAAAATGTGGTTTGGCGCCGCAATTTGAACAGTTGGAAGAGCTTTACCAGATGTATCAGGAAAAAGGGTTAGTAGTGTTAGGTTTCCCATCGAATCAATTCAAGCAAGAAGTAGCTTCTGCAAATGAGGCTGCGGAAGCCTGCCGAACAACGTATGGTGTTACATTTCCCATGCATCAACTAACGGTAATCAATGGCGGGGATGCTGATCCCCTATTTGATTATTTAAAAGAACAAGCACCAGGTACTTTGACACCTGCAATCAAATGGAATTTTACAAAATTCCTTATTGATAAAGACGGTCAAGTAATTGAACGTTTTGCGCCAAAAACTTCACCATTAAAAATGAAAGAAGCAATCGAAGCCATTCTTTAG
- a CDS encoding ArsC/Spx/MgsR family protein, with product MNIKIYSSTNCTITVKAIQWLEKKNLSYQFVDLESRALSNKEVKELCSFENAHIEQLFTTWSFEFKKIKAGLPKKQEDQLLFLCKTQRHLLRRPLIIIDDALFVGYDQRLMEQLILHE from the coding sequence GTGAATATCAAAATCTATAGTTCAACGAATTGCACCATAACGGTTAAAGCCATACAATGGTTAGAGAAAAAGAACTTATCTTATCAATTTGTTGATCTAGAAAGTAGAGCTTTAAGTAATAAAGAAGTCAAAGAGTTATGTAGTTTTGAAAATGCACATATTGAACAATTATTTACTACATGGTCATTTGAATTCAAAAAAATTAAAGCTGGACTTCCAAAAAAACAGGAAGATCAACTTCTATTTTTGTGCAAAACGCAACGTCATCTTTTAAGACGTCCTTTGATCATCATCGATGATGCGCTGTTTGTTGGCTACGATCAACGATTGATGGAGCAATTGATTTTACATGAATAG
- a CDS encoding PLP-dependent cysteine synthase family protein, with amino-acid sequence MIISSITEAIGHTPVYKFTAQDFPMPKDSVIYAKLEYLNPGGSIKDRLGLYLLTSGLESGKIDQETTIIEPTAGNTGIGLGLAALKFNLKTIFVVPEKFSIEKQKIMQALGAKIVHTPTEEGIVGAIEKSKQLASEIPNSYVPLQFENPDNPATYYQTLGPELFQELEGSINSFVAGIGSGGTFAGTAKFLKDRLPELRLIGVEPEGSILNGGPSHGHEIEGIGVEFVPPFLSELTIDRFETISDAEGFAYTRQLAKEHGLLVGSSSGAAFAAALKEAQRLPNGQSILTIFPDTSDRYLSKNIYL; translated from the coding sequence GTGATCATTTCATCAATTACTGAAGCAATCGGGCATACACCCGTCTATAAATTTACTGCGCAAGATTTTCCTATGCCAAAAGATTCCGTGATCTATGCAAAACTGGAATACTTGAATCCAGGAGGTAGTATCAAAGACCGTTTAGGTTTGTATTTATTGACTTCCGGTCTTGAGAGCGGAAAAATCGATCAAGAAACAACGATCATTGAGCCAACTGCTGGTAACACAGGGATTGGTTTAGGTCTGGCAGCTTTGAAATTCAATTTAAAAACAATTTTTGTCGTACCAGAAAAATTTAGTATAGAAAAACAAAAAATCATGCAGGCACTAGGCGCAAAAATCGTACACACTCCTACAGAAGAAGGAATCGTTGGTGCGATCGAAAAAAGTAAACAATTAGCTTCTGAGATCCCAAATAGTTATGTTCCCTTGCAGTTTGAAAACCCAGACAATCCAGCCACTTATTACCAAACATTGGGGCCTGAATTGTTTCAAGAATTGGAAGGGTCAATCAATAGTTTTGTTGCCGGTATTGGAAGTGGTGGTACGTTTGCTGGAACCGCAAAATTTCTAAAAGATCGTTTACCTGAACTTCGCCTGATTGGTGTTGAGCCAGAAGGATCAATTTTGAATGGTGGTCCTTCACATGGGCACGAAATTGAAGGCATCGGCGTTGAATTTGTCCCCCCTTTTCTTAGTGAGTTGACAATTGATCGATTTGAAACGATTTCTGATGCTGAAGGATTTGCTTACACACGTCAACTAGCAAAAGAACACGGATTATTAGTAGGCAGCTCGAGCGGAGCCGCTTTTGCCGCAGCCTTAAAAGAAGCACAACGTCTACCGAACGGACAGTCTATCCTGACCATATTTCCAGACACGTCCGATCGTTACTTATCAAAAAATATTTATCTGTAA
- a CDS encoding zinc ABC transporter substrate-binding protein AdcA, with amino-acid sequence MKRWIKVVGGLLLTGILASCGTGDTATNTNAQNDENLNVMTTFYPMYEFTKQVVGEEGNVELLIPAGTDSHDYEPSARDMAKIQNADVFVYNDENMETWVPAIEHTLKEGDVLPIKATEGMLLLPGDGHCHHHDHDDEDHDHEDHDHDDHADDHDHDHDHGDNGHSHELDPHVWLAPNLAMKQVETIRDQLIEAYPEKEEAFTENAASYLEELETLHNTFKETLGQAKQKSFVTQHAAFNYLALEYGLNQVPIAGLSSSEEPSAARIAELKEFVEDHGIEYIYFEENAKDSIARTLATEAGISLAVLNPLEGLTKEQMDNGETYISIMEANLKALQKTTDTENPLEDTLKPEKEKTVYNGYFEDSEVQDRPLSDWNGIWQTVDTYMADGTFDQVFEYKAKTNPDMTAEEYREYYEIGYKTDVEKIEIKDDTMIFTFKDGEVKESKYRYAGKEILNYSAGNRGVRFLFEAEDPDSGAFKYVQFSDHSIAPTKSDHFHIYLGNESQEALLEEMDNWPTFYPEEMTGKEIAQEMIAH; translated from the coding sequence ATGAAACGTTGGATCAAGGTGGTAGGAGGATTACTGTTGACAGGGATCCTTGCAAGTTGTGGCACAGGAGATACTGCAACAAATACAAATGCACAAAATGATGAAAACTTGAATGTAATGACGACATTTTATCCAATGTACGAATTTACGAAGCAAGTAGTTGGTGAGGAGGGAAATGTTGAATTATTGATTCCAGCTGGAACAGATTCACATGACTACGAACCTTCTGCAAGAGATATGGCAAAAATCCAAAATGCTGATGTTTTTGTTTATAATGATGAAAATATGGAAACTTGGGTTCCAGCAATTGAACATACTTTAAAAGAGGGCGATGTACTTCCAATCAAAGCAACAGAAGGAATGTTGTTATTGCCTGGGGATGGTCATTGCCATCACCACGATCATGACGATGAAGACCACGATCATGAAGACCATGATCACGATGATCATGCGGATGACCACGACCATGATCACGATCACGGAGACAACGGTCATTCACATGAATTAGATCCACATGTTTGGTTAGCTCCTAATCTAGCGATGAAGCAAGTAGAAACGATTCGTGACCAATTGATTGAGGCATATCCTGAAAAAGAAGAAGCATTCACTGAAAATGCTGCCTCTTATTTAGAAGAATTAGAAACGCTACACAACACTTTTAAAGAAACATTAGGTCAAGCAAAACAAAAATCATTTGTGACCCAACACGCTGCGTTCAATTATTTAGCTCTAGAATATGGTCTTAATCAAGTACCAATTGCCGGTCTTTCTTCAAGTGAAGAACCTTCTGCTGCAAGAATTGCCGAGTTAAAAGAATTTGTTGAAGACCATGGGATTGAATATATCTATTTTGAAGAGAATGCCAAAGACAGTATCGCTCGTACTTTAGCTACTGAAGCAGGCATATCGTTAGCAGTATTGAATCCTTTAGAAGGATTGACAAAAGAGCAAATGGATAACGGTGAAACGTACATTTCAATCATGGAAGCAAACTTAAAAGCGCTCCAAAAAACTACGGATACTGAAAATCCATTAGAAGATACATTGAAACCTGAAAAAGAAAAAACAGTTTATAATGGTTATTTTGAAGATTCAGAGGTCCAAGATCGCCCGTTATCAGATTGGAATGGTATCTGGCAAACTGTCGATACGTATATGGCAGATGGAACGTTTGATCAAGTATTTGAATATAAAGCCAAAACAAATCCAGATATGACAGCTGAAGAGTATCGTGAATACTATGAAATAGGCTACAAAACAGATGTCGAAAAAATTGAGATCAAAGATGATACGATGATCTTTACTTTCAAGGATGGCGAAGTTAAAGAATCGAAATACCGTTATGCTGGTAAAGAAATCTTGAACTATTCAGCAGGTAATCGCGGTGTCCGTTTCTTGTTTGAAGCAGAAGATCCTGATTCTGGTGCGTTCAAGTATGTACAATTCAGTGACCACTCGATTGCGCCTACCAAATCAGACCATTTCCATATCTATCTAGGAAATGAAAGCCAAGAAGCTTTACTAGAAGAAATGGACAATTGGCCAACTTTCTATCCGGAAGAAATGACTGGAAAAGAAATCGCGCAAGAAATGATCGCGCATTAA
- a CDS encoding accessory gene regulator B family protein — translation MKNKVVNRILAILFNGKQDEEDMTYIQVKFALEVLLNNLGKLAVVFVFSLLTGTWVETGMTFLSYICIRRYAYGLHSDSEFVCLLWTLLYLWGVPLVMKHYQLTFSFPMMVLLLIVCFFLLLRYGSRGTALNPIAPEKRPPLLKKAIFMYLLFAVLTLFFSASYFSTYLLLGIILEIATLLPVTNYMMNIGGIFYEKNNR, via the coding sequence ATGAAAAATAAAGTGGTAAATCGAATATTGGCAATATTATTCAACGGAAAACAAGATGAAGAAGATATGACTTACATCCAAGTGAAGTTTGCTCTGGAAGTTTTGCTGAACAATCTTGGAAAACTTGCTGTCGTTTTTGTATTTTCTTTATTGACAGGCACGTGGGTAGAAACAGGAATGACTTTCCTTTCATATATCTGTATTCGCAGATATGCTTACGGTCTCCATTCCGATTCTGAATTTGTTTGCTTACTTTGGACTTTGCTTTATTTGTGGGGGGTTCCCTTAGTAATGAAACATTATCAATTGACTTTCTCTTTCCCTATGATGGTCCTTTTGTTAATTGTTTGTTTTTTCCTTTTGCTTCGCTATGGATCAAGAGGCACAGCCCTTAACCCAATTGCACCAGAGAAACGCCCACCCCTACTAAAAAAAGCAATTTTCATGTATCTTTTATTTGCAGTACTCACATTATTTTTCTCTGCTTCTTACTTTTCTACCTATTTACTACTTGGGATTATTTTAGAAATAGCTACGTTGCTTCCAGTTACAAATTACATGATGAATATTGGAGGAATTTTTTATGAAAAAAACAATCGTTAA
- a CDS encoding sensor histidine kinase, producing the protein MFLWSIALQYLIYTSSILIINSQIKNKYLFSTFSLLAAALLGILYPILGIFSALVAIAMLSLLFFFFSSSRQHMIYALPLGLLASILGDHLTSVADFLVLESAVIEPGDALQYFHITVSAILSLLFAYGFKKFLDNWSASVDRRMIGTIGSLVLLTYYIIIFYTRFSGETPKVLALNTSFFILYLCVGLIILIYYWKISNKKMADQLLEQRIQLQQDYIRDLEKNYQELREFKHDYQNLLFSLNSYISEGDLEGLQKYYNQTILPTREMMNLFPANLSLLDKMKVPEIRSLFSLKLMMAQEKGISVQLTVPDEIVIGKKYTINLVRMLGIILDNAIEGATVTKKKKIEVLIIKKKQSLMIRVINTTTNTFPLSKLKQKGFSTKTNPKNEGLGLFILDELTKTNPYLFLETSIENQRFSQTIHIQLKE; encoded by the coding sequence ATGTTTTTGTGGTCCATAGCCTTGCAATATCTGATTTACACAAGTTCTATCTTAATCATCAATTCCCAAATTAAAAATAAATACCTATTTTCTACGTTTAGTCTCTTGGCAGCAGCCCTGTTGGGAATACTTTACCCGATTTTAGGTATTTTTTCTGCACTTGTCGCAATTGCCATGTTGAGTCTACTTTTCTTTTTCTTTTCATCCTCGCGCCAACATATGATCTACGCATTACCTTTGGGATTATTAGCTTCCATTTTAGGCGATCATTTGACGAGCGTTGCGGATTTTTTAGTATTGGAATCTGCTGTCATTGAACCTGGAGATGCATTACAATATTTCCATATAACTGTATCAGCGATTTTATCTTTATTATTTGCGTATGGATTCAAAAAGTTTTTAGATAATTGGTCCGCTAGTGTTGACCGTCGAATGATTGGTACAATCGGTTCATTGGTTTTACTTACCTACTATATCATTATTTTTTATACACGATTTTCTGGTGAAACGCCAAAAGTACTAGCATTAAATACGAGCTTTTTTATCCTTTATCTGTGTGTCGGCCTAATTATCTTGATTTACTATTGGAAAATATCAAATAAAAAGATGGCAGATCAATTATTGGAACAACGCATCCAATTGCAGCAAGATTACATTAGAGATCTAGAAAAAAATTATCAAGAGCTTAGAGAGTTTAAACACGATTATCAAAATCTGTTGTTTTCTTTGAATAGTTATATTTCTGAAGGCGATCTTGAGGGCTTACAAAAATATTATAACCAAACGATTTTACCTACACGTGAAATGATGAATCTCTTCCCAGCAAATCTTAGCTTACTAGACAAAATGAAGGTACCTGAAATAAGAAGTCTATTCTCTTTAAAATTAATGATGGCACAAGAAAAAGGTATCTCTGTCCAATTGACCGTTCCAGATGAAATCGTCATTGGTAAAAAATATACGATCAATTTGGTAAGAATGCTTGGTATTATTCTTGATAATGCAATCGAAGGTGCAACAGTAACCAAAAAGAAAAAAATCGAAGTACTGATCATCAAGAAAAAACAGTCGTTGATGATACGTGTCATCAACACTACTACGAATACGTTTCCATTGAGTAAGTTAAAACAAAAAGGCTTCTCGACGAAAACAAATCCCAAAAATGAAGGATTAGGTTTATTTATTCTTGATGAGTTAACAAAAACGAATCCTTATCTTTTTCTTGAAACATCGATTGAGAATCAGCGATTTTCACAAACAATCCATATACAATTAAAGGAGTAA
- a CDS encoding LytR/AlgR family response regulator transcription factor translates to MIPIYICEDDPKQLEVISTVIKNRIMIENLDSYVHIATSDPIELLNAARIRTSSFGIYFLDIELKDSELDGIAIGKRVRDLDSLGKIIYVTSHTDLSMTILKSNIEPTDYIIKEDIFDLKENVERILSKIFEDFQTAPLQKDIFRIEFNDEIKFLPIRDIQYFSTAQGTPHKLEVHLTHAQMQFYEKIKDIEKKSQHFIRCHKSYVINTQNVQTINKKTREVTLSNGEVIPVSIRGLKKLIS, encoded by the coding sequence ATGATTCCCATTTACATTTGTGAAGACGATCCGAAACAACTGGAAGTCATCTCTACAGTAATCAAGAATCGGATCATGATTGAAAATTTGGATAGTTATGTCCATATTGCAACTTCTGATCCTATTGAACTCCTCAATGCAGCAAGGATACGTACGTCTTCTTTTGGTATTTATTTTTTGGATATCGAACTGAAAGACAGTGAATTAGATGGCATTGCCATTGGAAAACGAGTACGTGACTTGGACTCGCTTGGAAAAATCATTTATGTTACTTCACACACCGATCTTTCCATGACGATTTTGAAAAGCAACATTGAGCCGACTGATTATATCATCAAAGAAGATATTTTTGATCTTAAAGAAAATGTTGAACGTATCTTAAGTAAAATATTCGAAGATTTCCAAACTGCGCCATTACAAAAGGATATTTTTAGAATTGAATTCAATGATGAAATCAAATTTTTACCTATTCGAGATATCCAATACTTTTCTACTGCTCAAGGTACTCCTCATAAACTGGAGGTCCATTTGACACATGCCCAAATGCAGTTTTACGAGAAGATAAAAGATATCGAAAAGAAAAGTCAACACTTTATCCGCTGTCACAAATCTTATGTCATCAATACCCAAAATGTCCAAACAATCAATAAGAAAACACGAGAAGTGACTCTATCCAACGGGGAAGTGATCCCTGTTTCGATTCGTGGGCTAAAGAAGTTGATTTCTTGA
- the spx gene encoding transcriptional regulator Spx: MIKLYTSPSCTSCRKAKAWLQTNHLNFEEKNIFAEPLSENEIRQILAATEGGVEDIISTRSKVYEKLGIDFNDLSLKEMIRLFKEYPSLLRRPILLDEKRVLIGFNEDEIRAFIPREIRGVARNLIYMKHSVLYS; the protein is encoded by the coding sequence ATGATAAAACTATACACTTCGCCTAGCTGTACATCTTGCAGAAAGGCCAAAGCATGGTTACAAACGAATCATCTTAATTTTGAAGAAAAGAATATCTTTGCAGAACCTCTGTCAGAAAATGAGATACGACAAATATTGGCCGCAACAGAAGGTGGAGTCGAAGATATTATTTCTACTCGTTCAAAAGTTTATGAGAAATTAGGGATCGATTTTAATGATTTATCCTTAAAAGAAATGATCCGCTTGTTCAAAGAATACCCATCTTTACTTAGACGTCCGATTCTACTTGATGAAAAAAGAGTATTGATTGGATTCAATGAAGATGAAATACGAGCATTTATTCCTAGAGAAATACGAGGTGTCGCAAGAAACTTGATTTATATGAAACATAGTGTCTTGTATTCGTAA
- a CDS encoding S-ribosylhomocysteine lyase, protein MKMNVESFNLDHRKVKAPYVRVADRKKGEHGDLIIKYDVRFKQPNKEHMDMAGLHSLEHLTAENIRNHADYIVDWSPMGCQTGFYLTVINHENYDDILDVLEKTMKDVLQATEVPASNEIQCGWAANHTLEGAQALAREFLAKRDEWSDVGV, encoded by the coding sequence ATGAAAATGAATGTCGAAAGTTTTAATTTAGACCACCGTAAAGTAAAAGCCCCTTATGTTCGTGTAGCTGATCGTAAAAAAGGCGAGCATGGCGATTTGATCATCAAATATGATGTCCGTTTCAAACAGCCAAACAAAGAACACATGGATATGGCAGGTTTGCATTCTTTAGAACATTTAACTGCCGAAAACATCCGTAATCATGCAGATTATATTGTAGACTGGTCACCAATGGGATGCCAAACAGGCTTCTATCTTACTGTCATCAATCATGAAAATTATGACGATATTTTAGATGTTTTAGAAAAAACGATGAAAGATGTGCTACAAGCAACAGAAGTTCCAGCAAGTAACGAAATCCAATGTGGCTGGGCTGCAAACCATACGTTAGAAGGCGCACAAGCTTTAGCGCGTGAATTTTTAGCAAAACGAGATGAATGGTCAGACGTCGGAGTATAA
- a CDS encoding ATP-dependent helicase gives MGKMINQENEKEILRLQREISHWERKYKKLQQIFRMQEEIIASYEAAYGEAPGLVEEQHEEEQPNESFFEHIEKRSYNRFNNEQKAAITYDMSKHLRIIAGAGSGKTQTICAKAVYLMNEEQVEEQRILMITFTRNAANELKKRVDNFSQRKTNVTIGTFHSIFYRLYSDIKRQFPDLSAEGIQGEFSKDTPYKVNLLLQKLIKKYQLYSFDQYGEKTIANRLDYWQNMNLSQQEIIQLIKKRFDSIEKDPRQPISERMDQLMTELYEEKQKQRLFEFNDVLQNLKNALSHVNVRRYVGQKYDYLFIDEFQDTNPLQWAIVQLITKDSPIKLIIVGDDDQSIYGFRGSEPDYIKQFEKEYPTKTLFLLTNYRSRASIVQGANRLITYNKEDRIPKAMVPAQKEPGVLQALSFKTVQEESDWLIQQVYAFIEDKGKYKESIILYRSLSQTQALVQRLIQTDIPFVLEADTQYAGIYGIKLFYQFYQKFIGWYDAATPIKVQAHQQLLRQLMINCYLKTNECDQFFSNKNSDQDIVAYILKRRPNLEAREKELKTFVSALETFDQPTKRSCVSLIEAYCRLPRPNKEIEQGDKEWLLETVRQYPTIPQLKKLYLEIQGIAAELKTRLIAYRKGKLDALCIQSIHKSKGLSYRNVFLIGCNEGMIPYNGAVAKDKRLKSELKIEPLTTIEEERRLFYVAMTRARNRLYLCVPEFKGKRKLKPSRFIKETGCKGKKIK, from the coding sequence ATGGGGAAGATGATCAATCAAGAAAATGAGAAAGAAATTCTTCGATTGCAAAGAGAAATCAGCCATTGGGAAAGAAAATATAAAAAGCTCCAACAAATTTTTCGAATGCAAGAAGAAATAATTGCTAGTTATGAAGCTGCATATGGGGAAGCACCAGGGTTGGTAGAAGAACAACATGAGGAAGAACAGCCAAATGAATCATTTTTTGAACATATTGAGAAGCGTTCTTATAATCGATTCAATAATGAACAAAAAGCAGCAATCACTTATGATATGAGCAAACACTTACGAATCATTGCAGGTGCAGGAAGTGGAAAAACACAAACGATATGTGCGAAAGCTGTATATCTGATGAATGAAGAACAAGTAGAAGAGCAAAGGATCTTAATGATTACCTTTACTCGAAATGCTGCCAATGAATTGAAAAAACGGGTGGATAATTTTAGTCAAAGAAAAACGAATGTAACGATCGGAACTTTTCATAGTATTTTTTATCGTCTGTACAGTGATATCAAACGGCAGTTTCCGGATCTTTCTGCCGAAGGGATTCAAGGTGAGTTTTCTAAAGACACACCATATAAAGTAAATCTTTTACTGCAGAAACTAATAAAAAAATATCAACTATATTCTTTCGATCAGTATGGTGAGAAAACGATTGCTAACCGATTGGATTATTGGCAAAACATGAATCTCTCCCAACAGGAGATCATCCAATTGATCAAAAAGAGATTTGATTCCATTGAAAAAGACCCACGTCAACCTATCTCTGAGCGTATGGATCAATTAATGACTGAACTATATGAAGAAAAACAAAAGCAACGACTTTTTGAATTCAATGATGTTCTACAAAATTTGAAAAATGCCCTCTCTCATGTAAATGTCAGAAGATATGTAGGTCAAAAATACGATTACTTGTTTATCGACGAGTTTCAAGACACGAATCCTTTGCAATGGGCAATCGTTCAGTTGATTACGAAAGACTCGCCAATCAAGTTGATCATCGTTGGAGATGATGATCAAAGTATCTATGGCTTTAGAGGATCAGAACCTGATTATATCAAACAGTTTGAAAAAGAATATCCAACAAAAACACTCTTTCTATTGACCAATTATCGTTCGCGAGCGTCGATCGTTCAAGGAGCTAATCGATTGATCACGTACAATAAAGAGGATCGCATACCTAAAGCGATGGTACCAGCACAAAAGGAACCAGGCGTATTACAGGCATTATCATTTAAAACGGTACAAGAGGAAAGTGACTGGTTGATTCAGCAAGTATATGCTTTTATAGAAGACAAAGGAAAATACAAAGAATCTATTATTTTATATCGCTCATTATCACAAACACAAGCATTGGTGCAACGTTTGATCCAAACAGATATTCCATTTGTACTAGAAGCAGATACCCAATATGCGGGAATCTATGGAATTAAGCTTTTTTATCAATTTTATCAAAAGTTTATCGGTTGGTATGATGCGGCAACACCGATAAAAGTGCAAGCACACCAGCAGTTGTTACGACAGTTGATGATTAATTGTTATCTGAAAACAAATGAATGTGACCAATTTTTCTCTAATAAAAACAGTGACCAAGATATTGTCGCTTATATTTTAAAACGGCGGCCTAATTTAGAAGCTAGAGAAAAAGAACTAAAGACATTTGTAAGCGCGCTAGAAACATTTGATCAACCAACGAAGCGGTCATGTGTTTCACTGATTGAGGCCTATTGTCGGTTGCCAAGACCGAATAAAGAAATCGAGCAAGGTGACAAAGAATGGTTGCTGGAGACTGTCAGACAATATCCAACGATCCCGCAATTGAAAAAATTGTATCTTGAGATCCAAGGAATTGCAGCAGAACTGAAAACAAGGTTGATTGCTTATCGTAAGGGGAAACTAGATGCCTTATGTATCCAGAGTATTCATAAAAGCAAAGGTTTAAGTTATCGTAACGTCTTTTTAATCGGTTGTAATGAAGGGATGATTCCTTACAATGGTGCGGTAGCAAAAGACAAAAGACTGAAAAGTGAGTTGAAAATCGAACCATTAACGACGATTGAGGAAGAGAGACGTCTTTTTTATGTCGCAATGACTAGAGCAAGGAATCGTCTTTATTTATGTGTACCTGAGTTTAAAGGGAAAAGAAAATTAAAACCTTCACGTTTTATTAAAGAAACAGGTTGTAAAGGTAAAAAAATCAAATAA